From one Mobula birostris isolate sMobBir1 chromosome 20, sMobBir1.hap1, whole genome shotgun sequence genomic stretch:
- the LOC140185348 gene encoding probable G-protein coupled receptor 139 has product MAAADLLTIVTEVILSRINWYYFPWNFLDITPVCSVINVLKYTATDCSVWFTVTFTFDRFVAICCQKLKTKYCTGKTAAVVLVTNGILSCLKNIPRYFTFEHSVIIDNVPWFCRTRDNYFTDPGWIGYDWLDTVLTPFLPFAGILLLNALTVRHILVASRVRKGLKGQSKGENRSDPEMESRRRSVVLLFTLSGSFIVLWMAYVVNVIYYQVSGKGSDFNDSEWIFHYVGVLLSIFSCCTNTFIYTVTQSKFRERLIGAVKYPVTSVLQFMNKAAS; this is encoded by the coding sequence atggcagcggcggatctactcACCATTGTCACCGAGGTCATTTTGTCTCGAATCAATTGGTATTACTTCCCGTGGaatttcctggacatcacccctgTGTGCAGTGTTATCAATGTACTGaagtacacagccacagactgctctgtctggttcaccgtcactttcacctttgatcgttttgtcgccatttgctgccagaagctgaaaacaaaatattgcaccggaaaaactgcggctgtggttctagTCACAAACGGCATACTGTCTTGTCTGAAAAACATTCCACGATATTTCACGTTTGAACACAGCGTGATCATTGACAATGTACCGTGGTTTTGCAGAACCAGGGACAATTATTTCACTGACCCTGGATGGATAGGATATGACTGGCTCGATACAGTTTTAACTCCGTtcctccctttcgctgggatcctgctgctcaacgctctgacagtcagacacattttagtggccagtcgggtccgtaaggggctgaagggtcagagcaagggggagaaccgcagtgacccggagatggagagcaggaggaggtctgtggttttactcttcaccctctccggcagcttcattGTCCTGTGGATGGCATACGTTGTAAATGTCATATATTATCAGGTCTCAGGAAAAGGATCtgatttcaatgattctgaatggATCTTTCACTACGTCGGAGttttgctgagtattttcagctgctgcacgaatacatttatttacacggtgactcagtcgaaattcagggagcgGCTGATAGGCGCGGTGAAATATCCGGTCACGTCGGTGCTTCAGTTCATGAATAAAGCCGCGTCCTGA